Sequence from the Rhinatrema bivittatum chromosome 6, aRhiBiv1.1, whole genome shotgun sequence genome:
tctccctccctcatacacacatatacataggcactttctcacactctctctcatacacacaggcactctctcatactcagtggcttgctctctctcatacacacatatatacacaggcattctcacactcagtggcttgctctctctcatacacacatatatacataggcactctctcacactcagtggctctttctccctctctctcacacacacacaggcactctcctctctcaaatacacatacacattctcttagacacatacacaagcactctccttacctctccctgacacacagtgcactctttctctctctcgtgcacacatACAGATactgtctcatatacacacactcaaggCCACAGGAGGGGTGGGCCGCATTACTGAAGCTGTGCCATGAGGGTAGCTTTCAAATTGGACCGAGTTTCATCTTTTGCTGCTGGGCTGCATCACTGAAGATGCTCTGCAAAGGGAGGGGATTGCATCATTCTAAGATGTGTTGCATCACTGAAGCTGCACTGTGCAGTGGGGAGGGGGCACATCACTGAAGATGCACCACGGAGGCAGTGTCATTCAAGCGGCACCACTGTGGATACCATGGGTATCTCAGGGGAGCTATGCTACCTGCCCAAGGATTTTTTCTTTTGCCCACTGGTGCTTCAGAAAACCTATGCTGACAGCCTGAGGATTCTTTCTTCTGCCCACAGGGAGTGGGATCCCTGCAGACAGCTTATTGAagctgtgctgctgctgttggcCAGAATGCAGGGAAGGTGGCCACGGCAGAAGTATTTTTGACACATCAAAATTTTGCCACTTCACCCTGCTTCATGATAGAACTTCCCctgggtggatgcatggaatagcttcTCTTTGGAGGTGGTAAAGAAAAGGAcaatatttgaattcaagaaagcatggaataagcacaggggatcttaAAGGAAATGGCAGGAAGTTTAAAGCTGAGCAGTCAATGTGGAAaggcagactagacaggccatCTCATTTGTATGATATGTGTTATTTCTTCCTCTtacttcccttctcctccccccaccccctggccctgctaatcaacagcaatctgagggtgaccacaactcaatgCCTCGGTTTTgactgctatgcagcctcccggTGCCATGGTTCCTCCTTCTATGTGGCCTCCCCTCCACTAGTGGTCCTCAGTGAGCCCCACTCCCAGCAGCACAagttataagaacatgccatactgggtcagaccaagggtccatcaagcccagcatcctgtttccaacagtggccaatccaggccataagaacttggcaagtacccaaaaactaagtctattccatgttaccattgctagtaatagcagtggctatctcCTTATCACCTAATGCCTCAGCCCCAACCCAACTTACTCAGCCTGTCCAGTCCTtcagtgcctcttcatggagtcacctcaACTCCTTGACTTGGCCAGCCTTTCCTTGTCacctacccaggcctcctgccttgctctgtggcctcttggGCCTCTCTGTCCTGTCTTGAGGACTTCAAGCCTTCTAAGTTTGCCTACCCAGCCTTGTGCCCTATTTGGGCTTTCTAGTTTCCTGTTGCCTGTGCAGCCCTGTCCTTGCAAAGTCCAGTCCCGTCCCTTGTATGCTTTCCCAGACCTTGCCTTTGCCCTCATCTCTAGCCCAGCTAGTGCATGACTCCAGCTTTTAGCCATGAAGTTTGCCAGAATGAAAGTCCCACTGGCCCCCAGAACTGAAGGGCTCAACCTGTTGGGGAAAGGGTTGGTTAGGTAGAAGAATAGCTGTGGCCCTGCCTTGCAGTCTTGTGTCACTTCTACAAGGGTGCTTCCTGATTTCAGCCTGCCAGATTGTGATAGAATGAAGGGGCCAAACAACTCCCACAGGAGTGGGTGCAAGATTCCCTGCCAACCTAgtgttcaaagaaaatatttttgtaccaTTGCTTATTTTTGTAACCATTGTCAATGTTGGATCCCACCACCATTCCTTAAATGTATTAAATTTTGTTCTCTGAACCCAGTCCAGTGGAGGTATAAGGGGTACAAAGTGGTGAACCCTGTGGATACCAAGGCTGTCTTATAAGGAATTAAAACAAggaatagccgaaagtccttAGAAGATCTGTTTATTAAATAAACGAGCGCCcaactctaggcctgagtttcgcccattggggggctgcttcaggggctaaaataaaataattaatttaaattaaaaacacacaGATGCAAAAATAActtaacatagggcctcattttccaatatcacagtgGTAACGCGTTGTTACTGCCTGCGGTAAAAACGGGGGCGTTCCCATTGCAAATCACTGTTTTATCGTGCATCGGGAAAACTTCACCGCTCGCGAAGTTTTCGCTAATTGCGAAACTGTTTCGCGGTTCGCAAAACAGGTTTCGCAATTCGCGAACAAAAGTCCAAAATATTATCACGGTACGCGACGTTTTCGCGGTACGTGAAACAAAGTGAAACCAAGTACCGCGTCCCGCGATAATGTGTCAGGTATAAAAgcccacttcctgcccctcctcctttgagggtttggaaggagttgtGGAGAGAGGTAGATGTTGGCATTGGAGTTAGTAGGAGTTAGGTGCTGTTTAATTCGAATACTGAGTGCGGTGTCTTGTTTACCTgctgtcatctgtttccctttacctgtgtCCTTTGTaatatttgttggagtgaaagagtGTTAGTAACTTGTCTGTCcctatctgtgtggaggaggaggagtgtggtggtggtgtggaggaggaggagtggggtggtggtggtgtggaggaggaggagtgtggtggtggtggtggaggagtgtggtggtgtagaggaggaggagtgtggtggaggatggagcgtggtaggagaggacagaagaggggagttgagagtagggggagggggatggagagggggagggaggaggaggaagcgggacctagtggtaggggtatgaggagtaggagcagggacaggggtactgggagagataggcaggagggaagtgataggagggtgggggagggggaaagggtgaggcaggagaggatggtgggaagaggtagggctagacaggcagggcagaggggaagggagcaggaagtgcaggttctgggggggggggggggggggggaagggagtggggaatcaggtgggttggagagagaggctagggaggagacccctccggaagtggcaccccaaccaggcagccaggccagggtcaggcagcgtgccatgcgcttcagccaggaggacaatgacCAGCTCATAGAGGGCGTCCTCTGGCATTATGCCCATTTGTTTGGAAACCTGTCGGTGAAGACCACTAAGGCAGCCAAGGGAGAGATATGGGCCACTATCGCTCGGGACATCACACGGCACAGTCACATACCGAGGACAGCGGATCAGGTGGCCCACCGGTACCGGGATGTTAAGGCGCATCTGAAGCAGAAAATCGCCGAGAGGAATCAGTACCTgagggacacaggaggaaggtCACTGTGCCCCATCAGCTTCAGCGAGATGGAGCGGCGACTCATGCAGCGGCTGGGACCAGACGTCTTCGAGGGCTTGGATTCCCGCCTTGATACctcccacctcgaagatggtaagtgGGCCTCTACCCCCCCTGCCCTGTGCAAAACAGAGTTTAGTCCTGGTTTCTGTTTCACTTCCCCATGTGCTCTCCAGATAAGTccggcttccccccccccccccaatcagaaCCTGGCAGTCTGAGCtgtgcaagcaatgctgagaAGTGTTCACATTGTAATGTTCCACATGTGCAGTGCATACCTGGGCCTATccccctgggccttcccccaTGCCGTTAGCATGGGGGAAGGGCCAGGGGGAATGGGCCGTCAGCAGGGGGTAcagttaaaactaatcagagaaagacaTATGTTaagcaacgcacaattaaaccctgggatttgttggcagaggatgtggttagtgcagtcagtatagctGTGTGTAAATAAGgattggaggagacgtccattacctgctactaaggTCACccacagaatagccactgccattagcaatggtaacatggaatagacttagtttttgggtacttgccaggttcctgtggcctgaattggccactgttggaagcaggatgctggccttgaaggacccttggtctgacccagtagggctaTTCCTTATGTGCTTACATATAGTGTAAGTCATGTTGGTCAAAGCCTATGTGTCCATGTTTAATGTAACTCCAAATCAAGCCAACGCTGTGGTACTGATGATGTCTCTCTTCTTGTCCCCCTTCTTCTACAGAgcactctggtcccaggcagcagacatcagctgccagctgggagggcccaAGCACCAGCAGAGACCCACCGGGGACACGCCGCCCACCAATGCTGACCAGGCCCTTTCAAATGGATGCAACGACACAGTGGTCTGattcggaggaggaggaagaggggcgGCCCACCGGAGCAGCCACAGGCAGCCCCCTAACCCTGACCGAGACGTTTGAGGAAACACCGCCCAGTATGTCCACACCGGTAATGTCACCAAGCAGCCCTGCACCATTGGATATGGCAGCAATGCCAATCCCACATCCCCCAGCACCACAAGCACCTCCAGCAGCACCACCCTCACAACCAGACCAGGAACCCCTGCCAAGCAGACACGAGGAACAGCTAAGAAAGGAATACCGTGTTCTCAGGAGAGCGGTCAGACAGCTCAGCCGTGACCTCCAGCTCCAGACTGCAGCCATCACACAGGCAGGGAATACCATAGCTGCAGCAATTGGGACCCACAATACTATATTGCTGCAAATCCTCCAGCGGATGCAGGACCAGCAGGTGGCCTCCTCATCCACTACATCCACaccccagccaagtccctcagggtcccgaggccgcaggggccgtccCCCGAAGAACCCCCCACCTCCCACGGACATCAAAACGTGGCAAGGGACTCTGAGGGGACCAACAGTTCCCACAAACCGGGTGGCGCTGTTACTCCCACCCATtactgggatggccatcccaacagaggggcagtgccgtcgagatggaaagaggatgtcccgctggctgctccccacagaggggcagtgcatCGAGATGGAGGGGAAGCACCATGCAACGCTCCTCCTacccacctgctcacctggctcaccggcatccgctgcgccactctgctgtctgccaccttctgtttcaaggGCTGCAAattctggcagtgtgctgtaggatgacTGGTCTGCTGAAGGcctgttaatgctggttgtgtggtgcgatctgtgcctcatgtctccaaaagttatgtgctgctgtgtcatcctgggcctcctcctgctgctgctgctgctgtgtcatcctgggcctcctcctcctgctgctgctgctgctatgtcatcctgggcctcctcctgctgctgctgctgtgtcatcctgggcctcctcctgctgctgtgtcatcctcctgctgctgctgctgtgtcatcctgggcctcctcctgctgctgctgctgtgtcatcctgggcctcctcctgctgctgctgctgtgtcatcctgggtctcctcctgctgctgctgctgctgtgtcatcctgggtctcctcctgctgccatgccgctgctgtctggtcctgacccttcactgctgtagccagacccttcatgtttttgcctgctgcctacatgctgaaccgctggataccttgtctgctggctggcctctcaggctgtcctctttcagtgcactctttcaacatggaccgcctggggcctatgcctgtctacaCATTGCatactgaccagcggtaatctaTGTATTGCAGTAgccaagctattggggtgccacttcctgtttctccaTTCCTAGGTAATCgtgctttgccagtactgataacacccactgcCTGCATATGTGTAAATACTGCTGATGGTGGTGTGATGTAGTCCAGAATTGGTCCACTTTGGATctattagctatctagtacttgcagataatgaatacCTAGGAACATGAAATGTACGCTGTAACTGCTGACCTAATGATTGCCCATACCCTGCAGAATGTTGCCAGGAATAAAAATCCTGTTTAACCTGCCATCTTTTGTGTCCTCTTTATGTTCCTAAGGGCACCCTtggtgtacccccccccccccacccacacacactccgtGCATGCTATATCCCACATTGCACCAATGCTGAGTTATCaaactggcccctgcctgaggtTCTGTATAGCAACATCTCCACCTGTCTTTCACATACCTTACAGTGTAAAACATAGGGGAGTACCTGACATGCCCCTGACAGTAGAAGAGGTATTGTTtctcagtacagggaatgcacagtaagGGAGCGTGTTGATATATGGCAGCTCTCCTGATCTAtgtggaaaggggaaggggtgggcagcTGTCTTTTGCTACAGCAGTGCTGATGTCAAGCACTGTTGGCGGTGAGGAGTCCAGACACGTATTTCCTACCTGGGTTCAGTATCGTAGACATCTCTGCATGACAAACACCACGTATGTGAGGCTAATTGATGCTAAGGTACTAACCGACTTTGCTTCCTAGATTGGTCTCTCACCTGTGCAGGTAAACGGAAAATGCCTTCCaccactgctgggtgactgaccgagAGGTTGCCAACCTCTTGTGCCATGCccgacatccatgatagtggtgGCGCATGCACACTCTTActttccaggcaccattggcatacaatactgtgtagccctttccagctgtacatgctaagcatgtaccctGTGAAACTCAGATAACAGTGTACctccccaccatggcagcatggcTGTGTGCCAGGGACGGCGTCCAATAGTTACTCTCttagcattaaggttgtgggccaCTGAAACGTGAGCCATGGGAAGGTtaatgttgctatctgcatgcCGTGTATCAAAAGAGatgcacagactgtcagcagccagctaagtgggctgttAGTCGTACGGAGAGGGCACAATATTATTGCAAATCTGTCATACCTGTTTACAGGGTGCAAGCGGTGTAGGCCATGCTCAACAGGCCTTAAGTGTGTTTAGCgagtgtccatgtgcacacagatgtggtgactgctggtgtgcagtcacTGTTAATCACCCGTATGGGAAATAGGGGGTCTGAGGAGCGCAAGGTTTGCAAGAAGGCATCACCATCCGTAGTGATCCACATGCCTCTGATGCCATCGGccagctgtggggtgtgcatggacCCTTTAGAATGTGGGGCTCGTCCACCATGTGAACACTGTCTCACAGCCAACACTGTGTGGGTCACAGTCCTACACTGTCTTAAAATAGTTCACctcgccacacacacatacaagccacTGTACACGGTTAACTGTCATTGTTGATGGCGCATGTTCTTTGGATACCAGTACAGTCCAGTGACCAGTATCTGGCGGTGTTGATGGATACTTGGTATACGTTACTAACTCTTCACAGAACCACTATCAGTAACATTCTACAGACACCCTGTGGACTTTCCTCCTGACAGGTGTGCAGTTGCtaatgttacaggtaagcaatgtaGCTCtcacatcattatcagcagagtATGTCCTTTTCCACATACTGTGTGATGTGTCACCATCACGTAATATACCCATCTCATCCCTGTACGTCTACATACTCTGTCTTGCACCTCCTGTACCTGTAAGCCTTTATTCAGGGACATTATGTGGATGGGACGTATACCCTCCCAACGTAGcgatatgggtgcatctatgtcacTCGGAGGGCCATGTAGGCCCATGTGTGGCCCATATTCCCTCTATTCCTGCACACTGCTCTGCTCCCTGTAACAGGGAGAACCACTGTCCGCCAGCACTTGCGGACTACATACTTGGGCAGCGAGATAAAGGGGTCCTCTTCACCTATGGCCAGTCAGGCATTGCCACAGGTCATACAGTATGTGCCAACACTAATATTCTGCTGacaatgatgtgtgagcaacagtGGTTACCTGTAAACCTCTGAACAGTACACCTGTAGGTAGGTGACTCCATTGGGGTTCTGCAGCATCTAAATGATAGTGGTTCTGGTAAGGGTCAGTAACATATAAAGAATATATGTATCACTGGGTGTCACACCAAATTCAGTAATTAAGTATGACTCTGTTTGTGCAGCCATGGAGGTGTGAATCCCTGACTGATGGGCTGCCCCTGCAGGTGGACATGTGGAAGCTCTGAGCCGTCGACCTATTGCCATACAGGGTGTAAGGTGTTGCCTACATGTCCACACCAGggtgtggcctgtgtatgtagtGGTTGACAGGCCaggtgcaacactgaacactgcCATGCTATTTGTCAGCACCCTTAGGCACATAGTGCTTCCCGGCCACTTTCCACCTCATGAGTGACAGGTAGCCATGTGTGAGGATACAGCATGTAGCGTTCAGCCTGTTTAACACCTGTCCATCCAGTTAGTGGAACTCCTGGACCACAGAACTGTGGCGCAGCTTGGAGCACAATTGTtaggatgcacatgtgcttggccaagtgtgaggTTTCACAACACTGTAGCAGGGCATGGCATCAGCTCATGGCAACGTTGGCCCTCCCTATATATCCGTGAGGAGGACATCTCCGGGTGCATCGTGGTGGCGTGCTGCCAGAAGGGGGCACCCTTATAACGTACGGTAGATGGCGGCTCTATGTGTAATTCTGCATGGTATCATGGTTGAGGGGCAAACGTGAGAGCGTTTGGTGCAGAGGGAGGGTGTGTTACGCAGAGGCTGGGTACCACCTGTACACCGAGATGCCATCCTGCTATGGGCTGGTGCAGTAGCCACCCACACACCAACACGTGGCATTTACACTAGTTGCGtggcatgtgcatgcatgtattgtgggcagactgggtggagaTAGGGTTGTGGTCAGAGTGCAGACCGGACATCATCCCACCTGTTCACCTTCCTGCCCAGCGTACCATTGTACTGTACCGTATGAGGGTGACAGTGCAGTGAATCCTACATACATTAGGATCCAAAAATGTGTGGACTCATATGATAGAGGCCGACATTAGTTCCTCACCCTGTCTGAACCCCTGTCATCCTCATCACTGCAAGTAGCAAGCAAGGAGACGGCTGTTGCAGGACACTAATGTGTGTCAGCTAGTGGATTATCCCTCACACCCATGCATGTGCTGGTGTTTCAAACAGCTCTGGAATATGGTGTGCATAGGTTGTGTGCTGAAAGTCTATTCGCCTGTTTCGGACACCTAGCACACATTCATTGGTCCCGCTCATTGATCACCGATCCTTCCCATGCCACAACCAGGTGACTTGCCACACAGGGGTAGTACTCATGTTAGGAAACGGGAATGACCTGTACATCTATCACCATCATCACCTGCCTAGCCGTATATCTGGCCCCCTTCATGCATACATTTCACCCAGTGCAGCCTCCTTTAGTagtctgccacctccatatggGCGACACATGGGTAATGGGGGTTCAGCGAAAGGGTTGCCCTGTATGGACTGTTTGCATGTGGGTATTTACTTCCTCTATGTGCACATCCGGACCTGTGCTGGACTGCTGTGTGGTCATCTGTCAATAGTGACATTAGTTACTCATCCTACTCAGCAGTAAGGCTGCTATGATGAGGGCGTTGGTAGAGCCAACACGGTTATGATGGGCTGTGTTTGCACGAGCATCATTGACTGTTTGTCTGCTCACCAGGAGCATGCTGTAGGGGTACACATGGCTGGTCGGCGGTGCGTCCACAGTCCACAAAATGGCTTCTGAGCTATAGAACCAACTGCTGTGGCTAACGTGGTAACAGCCACACCCAGATCCTAGCCTTGTGCCGCTGTGACCCTTTTGTGGGCGCTTGTGCTGCCCATCTGTTGCGGCCATGTCCGAAGAGACACTCTGTTACTGTCCTGGGAGCCTCTTTGGCATTTTGCACACTTCTCCATGTTTGCAAACATTGCGGCCTGCTACTTTCGGCACCCTATACACATTGGAAGGGCACTTGACAGCAGATTGAGGGGGACTGCATCCTTGTCACATCCACCTGTCAGTCCTCTTGTGAGGACTGAACCCTCAGTAATGGCCATCAATCACACAATGGAGCagtatacacatgcatgcatcctcccTCTGCCAGCCTGGCCgatcagctgtgctgctgtcctGTCTGCGAGGTGGCTGCCAACAGTCACCATTGTTGCAACATATGTGACATGTGGGTGGGTACCCCCATGTAGCAGCTCAGTGCAGACAGCACTGATGACAATGTTTACAACTGACATGTTATGACAAGGGTATGTACGGGCTGCATGAAATGGTGGCTGTGGGTCCCAACAGGGGACAGCTATATCAAGAAGAGtctgacagcctgtgtgtgtgcgctcGTGCCatgagcatgcatggccaggtggcTTTTACCGTGCTTGTCAGGCACACTGTGTTCATCACTAACTGCATCACATTATGTGTGCCATATCATGCATGACACAGGTGCGTGGTACCCCTTGGACAGCAGGTGTGCTGTGGACACCAACCCTGAGCACTGCTGCTATTCCATCAGTAGTTGTACTGTGACTAAGCAGTTCATAATGTTGATGGGGACATGATGGCCAGGGCGTTCCATACTGTACTAGTATTCACAGACCACATACATGTACATTACACAATGTGCACATGAGCACCTCAGGATTGACATTCCTTACACAAGACACACGGTGGCTGCACCCTTTGCTGCCTATACTGTCCTGTTGTGGCAGCAATGCACGGCTGCCCATTGAGCCCCCATCACTGGTTTCACAGCCAGAGACGTGATGTGAGCAGCCATAGGTTTCAAGTGGTACTGCATGGATATGTAGGCCagaacacatgtacatgcatagtcAGTGACAGGGAGCCCAGTGGATGGTGTGTGTAAAACTGAACCACCGACCCATGGGAGCTGCCACTGTGACAGATCCTTCATGTCTGTATGACATGCGTTTATGGAGGCAGATACACAGTATTGGTGGGCCCATGACAGCACAGTGGCCTACATACTGCCATAGCTGTGTGGGGGGCGAACTGTACATGCGTCTCCTTTCCGTCACTGCGATACCTTGTAGCAGCATACATCCCCCACAACCATGTGCTTGCAACCAGATAGCTGCCTGTCCTTTCAGACAGCTGCAATGACCCCAGAGGTGTGTTGATGTGGGATGCTACAGTGATAAGGGACCTTCAGATCAGTGTGGTCAGCGCCAGATGTGCTGTAGTCTCACACACCCATTCATGAGGAGTCAGGGGATTGTAGGGATCCTACGTGTTCCCTGCTGTGTATTGAGGCTCTGCTGCCTAGGCCCTCACTGATACCACTTGTCTACTGAAGGGTCGTTAGAGTTGCCACAAGatgcatatgactagaatattgAGGACTGGGAAAGAGGGTTAGAGTGACGTAGGTAGAGTTCATTACTCCTAATGGCCATCAATGACGCACCGATACGCATTTTACCGTGATGGCATTATGCACTGACAGAGGTGTGGGCCATTACAGGTACAATTATTGAATGGTGTTAGCAATTCAGGGGAGGAGTGTGAGTGTGTTGTGTCTCATGGGGACAAGTGTGTACAGTACTGTCATCCTTGCTGGGATGTCattatgtagcaagtgcttagtCCAATGGCACCAAATACAtaacacacatacagcacctccGCAGAGCCAGGAGCCAGCCCTTAGCCACCCTATTATGGGCTATACACTCTGAGGTACGGCACCACTCCCAaacagttgttgggtggacagACGTAGCAGGTGAGGCACATAGCAGACTGAAAAGGGGGTCTGCACATGACACTATATCCTACGCCATCAGTGGGCAAACTGCCCTACTGGGCCATGGTTCTGTCCCATGCCAACCTTAAAaatgtgtctgtataaggtgttggcgaacctggctgccactgactgtgttTTCATGCCGTCGGGCACgtgcacatgggggatcaggtctgaggtcgGGATCTATAGCCACAGGAATTCCATgccgaagagccacattatggaacacacagcaaagcaggattatccTAGCAACCTTGCGTGGGGCATACAGTAACGCTCCCCCACTCTTctccaaacatcggaagcggctcttcaaaaggTCGAAGGTACGTTCAATGACTGAGCGTGTAGCACTTAAAGCCGCATTATAGGCCAGCTGTCGCGCCGTGGcaggctggaggattggggtcataagccagggcctgcatccataggctgcgtctcctgtagcaatgagaTAGGCAAACCATTACAAATTATGATGTTTGTATCacatgggtgtatgtgctcaatacatgcagtagaaccggatggcacgaggcaACCCATTCCAGTTGGCCCACGCCCTATGTGTGTGGCTTCCGGATTGCTTGGCCACACAGCTGGTGTGTGTCTATTAGGCGGTATAGCACGAGAAG
This genomic interval carries:
- the LOC115093877 gene encoding putative nuclease HARBI1, yielding MRILSVMSSFPGSVHDSFILRQSALFRKFEGGLYGDGWLVGDAAYGCRPWLMTPILQPATARQLAYNAALSATRSVIERTFDLLKSRFRCLEKSGGALLYAPRKVARIILLCCVFHNVALRHGIPVAIDPDLRPDPPCARARRHENTVSGSQVRQHLIQTHF